TCACAACCGCGCCGCCGTTGTTCACACATTCGTTATGTGTTTCATCTCATGCTTCTACTAGTATTTCTAATCGCAGGTGCGGTGGTCCACGATAAAAATACGCATGGATTTACCGAACTGATAAAACATTGCTGGAGTGGGGCAGCGCACGTAGCCGCTGCCAGTTCCATTCGAGTAAAGACCGCGATAAGACTGCAGAAGTTAACGTAATTATACTAGTGAAAAAAGAAGTGGATTGCAGTGAGTTTAGTTTATATCGCGATCGTTTATATCTGGTATTTTGGATTTCACAGGTAATGATGTATTTGTTATTCATAGAGATTTGTATGCACACTGTGCATAATTAAATAAGAGCGATTTAttaacatgttattattttatttcagtttataataatggatagttGGCTCAAAACGGGGCGCCTCGCAAgtggaaaaaatgttttagCATGTTCACCAgcagaaaataatgaaaatatttcggAAATAGATGTTTCTAGTTTGTCAGTAAGTCcagtaagaaataagaatattatatacctagcgtCATAAAAGCCTTATTTATAAacctattatttgtttattacatttttattactatatttgttactatatttgttgattttgtacaaaattataagatattttctttataaaattgaaattcctGAGGGCGCAGGGGCACCTATggccaattttttaaatttattttgttctttatttcaatttaaataattataaatataacaataagtatTGTCAATTAATTTCAGGATTTGGTAAATACTGGACAGGAACGACAAAATAAACTTGTTAGTGAAATTGTTTTACCTCAGGAGAGAACTActtctaaaaaaagaaaatatgacGAATCGTATTTGTCCTTTGGGTTTATTCCTGTCGGAATGGCTGAGAATCCGGATGGACAATGCGTTATTTGCAacaaaataatgtgtaataGTTCATTGGTACCGGCAAAGCTAAGACGACACCTTGACACCAACCACCCGCAACTGAAAGATGAAAGCTTAAGCTTTTTTGAAAGACACAAAGAAGTACAAAAAACTGGCGTGGCTGCTTTacacaaatatgcaaaaacagaTAATAAAAATGGAACAGAAGCATCATTCATGCTAAGTTACAGAATCGCTCATGCTGGTAAGCCACATACGATTGCAGAGGATTTAATAAAACCATGTATGACAAAAATCGTCAGCTGCGTACTCGGTGAAGATGCAGCGAAGAAAATTACAGCAGTTCAGTGTTCTAATAACGTCATATCTGATCGAATTCATAAGACTTCAGACCACattcaaaatgaattaatttgtaGATTGAAGAACAGCAAGATGTTTGCAATACAATTAAACGAAAGTACAGATGTCGCCGGGCTATCAATATTTCTTGTTTTTGTGAGATACCCCTTCAAAGGATCTATTGAAGAGGATTTGTTTCTCTGTGCACCTTTAGAAACTAACACAACTGGAGAagaaatttttaaagttattgatAGTCACATGAGTAAGCACCATATTGAGTGGAACAAATGCATTGACGTGTGCAGTGACGGAGCAGCAGCTATGATCGGCAAAATAAAAGGCACTGTAACAAGAATCAAGAGTGTTGCACCTAAATGTAGTAAGAGTCACTGCGTTTTACATCGTCATGCTCTTGTCGCGATGAAAATATCATACGAGCTTAAGACAGTTCTCGATCGAGCTGTACAAATTGTGAATTACATCAAATCACGTCCACTCCAGTCAAGGCTTTTTAAAAAAGTGTGCGAAGATATAGGAAGTCAGCATCAATCACTTTTTCTTCACACACAAGTGAGATGGCTCTCAAGAGGAAGAGTTTTATTAAGGCTATTTGAATTGCGCAACGAGCTTAAGATATTCTTCACCAAACAACCCGGTTCTGCATCTACTAACGCGTTTGTTGATTTATTGCATGATGAGGTATGGTTAATAAAATTGGCTTACTTGGCCGATATATTCGATAAACTTAACGTAATCTGCAAAGCCTTACAGGGAAAAACCACGAATATATTTACAGTAAATGACAAAATTTCTTCACTTGAAAACAAAATTGACTTCTGGATTGAATGTGTTAATCAACATAATTACGAATgctttactattttaaatgacTTTCTGAAAGAAAATGAGTTGCAAGTAACTTCAGAtgtggaaaaaaatatacatgagCATTTAATAAGCCTAAAAAAATCCTTGAAAAAGTATTTTCCGGAGAAGTTACAGGACATGAACTGGTTGCAGAATCCATTCGCAAATCATACCAAACCATCAATGCTTACTGTGTCAGAGTATGagaatttaattgatattaaatgtTCATCTTCTCTTAAACAAAAATTTGGAGCTGAAAATTTTgatctaaataatttttggaTTGGACTTCAAGATGAATATCCTACAATTGTTGAGAAAGCTTTTACAATTCTGCTTCCGTTTGTGACAACTTACCGATGCGAGACTGGTTTTTCAGCTTACgcttacacaaaaaaaaaatacagaaatagACTTGATGCAGCTCCAGATCTTCGCAttcaattatcaaatataaagcctaattttagtgatattttaagaaaatatgtgaaaaaattTCATTCttctcattaaaatattaaattgataaaaacaggCACTTAGTTACATTGTATTTCTTTGTacagtaaatgttttttaatacattaaataattgtttttcatttatatttgttcTTTCTTTTCatatcaaacataaaaatataaaactactaggtcataattttatgttatcaaACTAGGGTTccgcaaaaaaatgtataatcgaTTAGGGTTCcgtggcaaaaaaaaattgggaaccGCTGATATAGTAGATAAGAAGTAGACACAACCGGTGAGCACGACTGTCTGGATTGACCAAATATTTACTTGCATTCAATTatcttaagtatattttattacgcgATGACACACTTGCCACATTGACTTGCTTGCCCCTATACTAAACATAAAGCCTAAAGCTACGGTTTCCCTGCAGTGTCAAACGGTGGAACAGCACGGCCGCGATCATAAAAAAAGAGTTAAGCACTTTTAAAAGGAATGATTAAATCGCTGTTATCTTGAGAGATGTTTGGCTATTTTTTTGgaagtaataatatgaacaatccATGGTTTAATATACTGGATATGCAGCGAGCCTGTGATAAGAGAAGAACTGACCATCTCACGGTGCGGCAGGACTACTAGCGTTTTAGAGGATTGTTCTGTGTTAACCGGGAGAATAAGGAACTAAATGACACAATTAGGGCTGACGGTTTTTTTCGGAATACGTCAAAACCAGTATACCGTTTTTTTGCACAAATACCACTGCAACGGTATACCGTAATACAGATACATACCGTAATACCGGTGCATACGGGAAACCGTTGTACCGTTTGGTGACGGTTTTTTGGTATACCGGTTATTAGCTGAACAGTTTTCAGTATTCAGTTATCAGTTATGCTCGTTATCTTATGGTTAATGGTTATtggttaggtatacattaattatgcctccatgcaataatataaattaaaatggattctatttttgttattgtttaccAATGAAAATGCATTCATcgaatcataataattgttgtaagaGTGACTTTGATAAcggatatattaatattaattaataacgtaCACTGAAGTTAAGTGATTGAACACATTGAGTGTCGAGTCGTCTACATcgtacctataattaaataaaaaacttcgtttcaataataattaatcgtgTTTATTATTGCAGGctgttaaattgtttaaaaaggtAAGTTTAAACTGTTATTGATAATTGATCTGTTCAGTTCATAGGACCTTTCAAgttatttacatacatttttcaacctAGTATGagtaattatttgatatttattacctaatattatcacaatgattttttcttttagataaCCATGCCAAGAAAAAGGTCAAAAGTGTGgaattttttcacaaaattgaacAAAGACCAATGTAGATGTTTAAAGGAGGTAACACTGTCTAGTAATTTGATAAATTGAGAATACATCATCCAATTATCCATTTGGAGTTTTAAAACATAAAGGATCAAGATAACAGCTTTAACaagtaaacaaaattaataataaacattcatattttaatggGTACTTTAATCTatgaattgtaaattatatacaagtattatgcccgtatgcatagtcaatttaAGTGTCACATAGGACATAGTTTAACATGTCTATAAGTCATATAAAAACTATGTCTTATGTGACACATCAATTTACTATGCATACGgaattaatgatttaattttttcataattgtaacataaattataagaaacattttttttttttacatattatttcaatagtatttgtattgaataatgatagtaaaataataccATAGTACTTTAATCTGTCATTATGTTCACCAGTTTTGAATATTGTTTGTTAGAAATGATCTGAATGAAACTGATGACATCAGTGATCCTCCTTGTGACATTACTAATAATAGCGCAGAACATCATGAACTAGTGCCATTAAATTCCAAGTGCAAATTTAGTTCACAAGTAAGTTTAAAATCTaacttaatgttaaaatatgtacaatacacttactgtacttatttattaatgattgaaaattgtaACCTAAATTATTTGGAACCCACTCGCCCACAGacctttaatgaaataattacatttaatattatttttgttcaccTGTAGATTTTGTACACTAAAACAACAATCTATGAATATATATAAGAAATTGGAcaaaacaaccagtgaaaagtATACCAATGCAAATGCCTATTGGATTGCCACAGATATGCAACCTTATAGATCTGTATCAAAACAAGGATTTAAACACCTTATGTCTGTCATATGTCCTGGATATACTATCCCAAGTCGCCAATTTTATTCTGACAACAAAATTCCTGCTTTATACTTTGAGGTACAACGTAGAATAAAACATGAACTCAACTCTGCACAATTTCTGTCGCTTACATTTGATTGTTGGATTTCCAATGCCCAACATCCTTACATTGGCATAACAGCTAATACTGAAAACATATTGTGTGGCTTGCACAATTCTTGATGTAGACCACACTGccactaatttaaaatatattattgaatctaCACTTAAAGATTGGAATATTCCTATATCAAAAGTCTCTGCCGCAACTACAGATAATGGAACTAATGTGATCAAAGCTGTTCAGTTAATGGGCTTAAATCATATTAGTTGTTTTGGTCACACATTAAATTATGGAGTTACATCATCTATGAATTTAAATCCAGTCAAAatcattatttctaatatttctaaaataagatatacattttattatagttcaaaCTTACGTCGATTGCTTCAAGATGCACAAATTAAACTCGACCTTCCACAAAAAGTTATGCCAACATCATGTGTTACAAGATGGTGGACTAATCTACCTGCTATTTAATTCGTAAGAGATAATTATGATGCTCTTTATGATGTGTTATTTAAGTTGaaatcaagaaaaataaaatgtcttcccAACTGCAACAAACAAACACTTATTTTGGTGATGTGCAAAATTTTTGAACCTCTAAAAACACTTGGTGAACATACGGGTGCAGAAAAGATTGTTACAGCTTCTTCAGTTTGGCCAGTTTATACAAAACTTGAAAAAACGTTGCTTCACACAAATTCATCAATTTTTACTTGTGCCTTAACAGAAGAAGAATCATCTAGAGCGAATAATAGTGAACATTTTGGGAACAGCGAATAATTATTTCCAATCCTAAGTCAATGTACActtatggataataatatagattgatattttaatactaatgaAGTTTGTGGAGACATTAGTGATGATGATGTTGATACACATGTAGATAGTGTGAATACAATTGATGATTTCGTAAACGTTACATTAATAAAGAAGAAAGtagaatgtttttacaaaaaatatgctttttGGATCCAAGGTACAAATCAGCATTATTGATCATAGGATATATCTAAGCATATATTTATCCAAAAGATATAGATACAGTCAAAATTTCAATTCAACTTGAAATGGATGAAATAGGCAACCAAGCTAAAAGTAAAGAACTCAAGGTCCAGAAAAACGATGGTATGTATAGTAaagattggtttttttttattcaaatatttttactaaaactataatattaatgatataaattattttaatgatgctGTAGGATTAGCAGCATTTTTAGAAAACTTTGACCGTCCCGTTATGAACAATGTGACCGACGAAGCCTTAAACCAAATTGAATTGGAAAAATATGTATCCTTGCCATTTATTTCTCTTGATGCCGATCCTCTTTATTAGTGGAAACTATATCATTCACAATTGCCTACGGTATCATTACTAGCGATGAAGTAATTATGTATACCTGATATCAGTGTGCCTAGTGAAAGGATATTTAGCTCTGCAGGGAATATTATCACAGATCATCGGTCATTACTATCTCCAGGACATGCTGAAGAactcatattttttaacaatgaaCTCAAAATTTATTTCCAAGTAATATCTAATGACTAAttctaatacttttttaaaatttatgttaacgttatagtatttatattttatactgagttcataatttttaattattaagggACAGTAAGTTCTTGTATTTAGTGATAAGTGGTGTGCTCAGCTTTTTGGAAATCCTTTTCAGAGTGTGCTTTTTTCGCCTTTCACTGACCCTGAtataacataaatgttttttgatGTGTTGgtgaaatcaatttaaaaaaaaggctaAGAGGGAAGGTACTCCTTCATCTATCTTGTCCTATTACAAAAAGAAAGGCCCTTATCATTTTCATCgccttaataatatgatttaaaaaaaaaattaaaacttaaatgactgtaaattgaaaaaaaattcaaaaagacaCCCCCTACACTGTGACACtgcgtgttattattattttttaaataaggtaGTTTCTTTGCCATACCctctatataattaaataataaaataaatataatataacatattatattgtaatataatgttttttttaaaaattgtttactccCTCAGCATATCATTTCAGTGTTTTTCAGTTTTTCGGTATTACGCGGTATACCGTTTCATACGGTACCGATTCTAATACCGCAATAccgatttcaaatttcaataccGTCAACGCTAGACACAATAGTTCATTATTCTCCCGGTTTACACAGAACAACCCTATAAAGCGTCCTGCCGCACCGTGAGAAGCTGGTGGACCCAAAAAACAGCATTGATAAGATGCATCGTTGCGTATCCAGTATATTAATTCGTGGAACATCACATGGTTGAAGATAACATTTATTATCCTAAaaaagataaacatttttttaatggagGTAGGTTTTATAGACTTATTAACCTATTAATACATAGTCAATGGACCTATGGACGTTGGTTTGGCATCAGTCCGATAATACTGTATTACAGTTTGAACATAGAATACTATAGAAGCGACAAACCCCCCACCactttactttttttcattttgttagcGAACTGAATGATGTTGTAAACACAGCGGTAGAGCATGAAGTTATGAACAGTCGGTTGCTCTTATTATTACTGTAGCGAGCTGtgacattttaactatttatctaaaaataaaacttaaaagggCGGTAGATCAAAGTAATCGTATATAGTAAGAACCACGTAATAATTtcgttaataataaaactagcaGATGCGCTGCCGtattacctaaaaatataacactaatTTAGGCGGTGTAAATGCGTATACATAATCGTATATCATAGTACGCGCCACGTAtcattaatagtaatagtaatagcgtATGCGCTGCGTGTGTAGTAGTACAAACGAATAACGAGCGCGCGACCATGAACGGCATGCGTCAATCTATATAtgactacttatataaataactcgcaTAAAATGTCCATATAAAATCGTGAGTATTATGGAATAAAGCACCGCGCGTGTACAATAATAgcatatatatatgttcaacTTCCTGCCGGGCGCGAGCGCGTGCCGAGGACACAGATGACCATATACGGTTATCCAGAAATAAGTAGGGACAGGGACAGACCCATCGAGGAGAGCTCAGggacaagcgttcatcagacgaaCAACCAACGAGCTTAGGAGCAGTCATCAGAACTATTGCCACATCTCGCTAGTTTCATCCGTATATTTGGACTTAgagtaatttttacataatctaTCACAgttgaaaaagttaaataaaattaaacatattatactaaagacTCGAGATTTACATTTATTCCATCATCTTCAAATCCTATTGACTGGGGCACGTTACAATTGGCGCTGTGGACAGGGTATCTCAATAGATACTTAGAGAacaggaaaaataattttgaaattttttttcgaattttcgaaaatttttgaaattttttctgGAATCTAAGTCCATTCAAGGAGGCAAATTCTTCATTGAATCACCGTTGGGAGACTGTACACCTGCCAACAACTCCGAGAAAGGACCCTGTACAAGTAACAACTACCAGTCAATACATCGAAGAAATGGAATTGCCAGCGAGACAGTCAACAATCATACCAGCTGCGTTGTTGTAAGTATCTAGTTAAGTTCCGTTATTGTTCGTCTCCTATGGTATAGCGTATgaccatagtatattataaaaaaatagttgtgtTAATTAAGATTGTGGAACTTGaatttttggttttatataaaaaaaaaaaaaaacatattataaattgttcaaccttgtaacttaaattaaataataatttagaatcaaactgaattaaactaaatagtagttcgaatattttaaaacaaataatagtttaataatttaataattcgataaataattaaataaaataaaaattacaaacatttaaataaattaaataaatataatattagaataaaactTAAAgcgatttaataaaattaaaataatactttaaatttttaatttttacttttaattaaaaacattttacagtcatttaaattaaattaaataatattataatataattaatataattatacatttttttaaaaataagctaaaataaataacatttaaataaaataatacttttatttttattttttaataaattttgcaatcctttaattaaaataaagtattattattatattattattaatgtaattaaataaatttgaattaaactaaattaaatttttaaaacatttaaataaaataaaatactaaattatttttaaattcaatgattttaaataaataaattaataatagttttaaataaaataaataaataaatattcagaacTTGAACTAATattacgtaaataaataataatttttaaagaaaaaaaatacatcgcgtaaataaatagattaataattattttaaataaaaataagttatt
This genomic window from Metopolophium dirhodum isolate CAU chromosome 1, ASM1992520v1, whole genome shotgun sequence contains:
- the LOC132933350 gene encoding zinc finger BED domain-containing protein 5-like; translation: MDSWLKTGRLASGKNVLACSPAENNENISEIDVSSLSDLVNTGQERQNKLVSEIVLPQERTTSKKRKYDESYLSFGFIPVGMAENPDGQCVICNKIMCNSSLVPAKLRRHLDTNHPQLKDESLSFFERHKEVQKTGVAALHKYAKTDNKNGTEASFMLSYRIAHAGKPHTIAEDLIKPCMTKIVSCVLGEDAAKKITAVQCSNNVISDRIHKTSDHIQNELICRLKNSKMFAIQLNESTDVAGLSIFLVFVRYPFKGSIEEDLFLCAPLETNTTGEEIFKVIDSHMSKHHIEWNKCIDVCSDGAAAMIGKIKGTVTRIKSVAPKCSKSHCVLHRHALVAMKISYELKTVLDRAVQIVNYIKSRPLQSRLFKKVCEDIGSQHQSLFLHTQVRWLSRGRVLLRLFELRNELKIFFTKQPGSASTNAFVDLLHDEVWLIKLAYLADIFDKLNKMSCK
- the LOC132934609 gene encoding zinc finger BED domain-containing protein 5-like, whose amino-acid sequence is MLTVSEYENLIDIKCSSSLKQKFGAENFDLNNFWIGLQDEYPTIVEKAFTILLPFVTTYRCETGFSAYAYTKKKYRNRLDAAPDLRIQLSNIKPNFSDILRKYVKKFHSSH